In Mariluticola halotolerans, one DNA window encodes the following:
- a CDS encoding cold-shock protein, translated as MATGTVKWFNGQKGFGFIQPDEGGADVFVHISAVQRSGLNGLDEGQKVNYEIVQDQRTGKSAADNLTVA; from the coding sequence ATGGCAACTGGCACCGTTAAATGGTTCAACGGCCAAAAAGGCTTTGGTTTTATTCAACCTGACGAGGGCGGCGCGGACGTGTTCGTGCACATTTCTGCTGTTCAGCGCTCCGGCCTTAACGGCCTCGATGAAGGCCAGAAGGTAAACTACGAAATCGTTCAGGATCAGCGCACCGGCAAGTCCGCTGCGGACAATCTGACCGTAGCCTGA
- a CDS encoding transporter substrate-binding domain-containing protein, with amino-acid sequence MRIHLITLKIWAVLAFMLAPGAVLAQTEPAVQDGGVVNVGVYLSPPFIMKDGDLYTGMAAELWQAVSARSDLASKFVEFDTPRALIDATANGEIDVAVTNLSITKDRAQRIDFTQPWYDSGLRIMVNETGGNGLDDLFHGLRDSGYLRSYVWLTLVIIAATFLLTLFDRRFDKEFPRTWGAGLTESFYHVMSIATSGKTSRKKMFGSFGRFFAAIWLVCGVAVLAYVTSSVTSVMTAAAISNQINEAEDLPGREIGVFAGSVGEEHMRAEDLRTRPYNNIEEAAEALRTRRIDAIVADAPVLEYYANSAAGSGLDVVGPIFMPDKYGFATPLDSNLGRLITLNLLGAREDGTVERLRTKYFGDDM; translated from the coding sequence ATGCGCATACATCTGATCACACTGAAAATCTGGGCTGTGCTGGCTTTTATGCTCGCACCGGGCGCAGTTCTCGCCCAGACGGAACCAGCCGTTCAGGACGGCGGGGTGGTCAATGTCGGCGTCTATCTCAGCCCGCCCTTCATCATGAAGGATGGCGATCTTTACACCGGCATGGCCGCCGAGCTCTGGCAGGCCGTCTCCGCCCGCAGCGATCTCGCCAGCAAGTTCGTGGAATTCGACACCCCCCGCGCGCTGATTGATGCGACAGCCAACGGCGAGATTGATGTCGCCGTCACCAATCTCTCCATCACCAAGGATCGCGCCCAGCGTATCGACTTCACCCAGCCCTGGTACGATTCAGGCCTGCGCATCATGGTCAACGAAACCGGCGGCAATGGCCTCGACGACCTGTTCCACGGTCTGCGGGATTCCGGCTATTTGCGCTCTTATGTCTGGCTGACCCTTGTCATCATCGCCGCCACTTTCCTGCTCACCCTGTTCGACCGGCGTTTCGACAAGGAATTCCCGCGCACCTGGGGTGCAGGCCTCACCGAGAGTTTTTATCACGTCATGTCGATTGCCACCTCGGGCAAGACCTCGCGCAAAAAGATGTTCGGCAGCTTTGGCCGCTTTTTCGCTGCCATCTGGCTGGTCTGTGGTGTGGCGGTCCTCGCCTATGTCACCTCCTCTGTCACCAGCGTCATGACCGCCGCCGCCATTTCCAACCAGATCAATGAGGCCGAAGACCTTCCCGGGCGCGAGATCGGCGTTTTCGCCGGCAGCGTGGGTGAGGAACATATGCGCGCCGAAGACCTGCGCACCCGACCCTATAACAATATCGAAGAAGCAGCCGAAGCCCTGCGCACCCGCCGGATCGATGCCATCGTCGCCGACGCACCGGTGCTCGAATATTACGCCAATAGCGCCGCAGGCAGCGGCCTTGATGTCGTCGGCCCCATTTTCATGCCGGACAAATATGGTTTTGCCACCCCCCTCGACAGCAATCTGGGCAGGCTCATCACGCTCAACCTTCTCGGTGCCCGTGAAGATGGCACCGTTGAGCGCCTGCGCACCAAATATTTCGGCGATGATATGTAG
- the carB gene encoding carbamoyl-phosphate synthase large subunit — translation MPKRTDIKSIMIIGAGPIVIGQACEFDYSGTQACKALKDEGYRVILVNSNPATIMTDPDLAHATYMEPITPEVVAKIIEKERPDALLPTMGGQTALNCALSLRKLGVLEKFGVEMIGATAEAIDKAEDRELFREAMAKIGLETPKSRLAHNLPEALQALEDIGLPAIIRPSFTLGGTGGGIAYNREEYLDIIESGIDASPTDEVLVEESIAGWKEYEMEVVRDKKDNCIIICSIENIDPMGVHTGDSITVAPALTLTDKEYQIMRDASLAVLREIGVETGGSNVQFAVNPADGRMIVIEMNPRVSRSSALASKATGFPIAKVAARLAVGYTLDELENDITGGATPASFEPTIDYVVTKIPRFAFEKFPGADNRLGTAMKSVGEAMAIGRTFQESLQKALRSLETGLTGLNEIGIPGLGEGDDKNAIRAALGTPTPERLLHVAEAMRLGLDNEAIHQACRIDMWFLEQIRAIVDIEQKVRDFGLPETESQMRMLKSMGFSDARLAALSDSSAANVRAKRVALGVRPVYKRIDTCAAEFASPTAYMYSTYEMPFDGAVADEAQPSDRKKVVILGGGPNRIGQGIEFDYCCCHAAFALADAGYETIMVNCNPETVSTDYDTSDRLYFEPLTEEDVIEILETEKQNGTLHGVIVQFGGQTPLNLAEAVQKAGVPILGTQPDMIDLAEDRDRFMKLISKLELSQPKNGIAYSLEQARIVADKLGYPLVIRPSYVLGGRAMAIVHTPDRFETYIQSTLNELVPPEIRAKYPNDKTGQINSVLADNPLLFDGYLAGATEIDVDCLSDGKDVFVCGIMEHIEEAGIHSGDSACSLPPHNLSDEIIAELKRQTRELALALNVGGLMNVQYAIKDGTIFIIEVNPRASRTVPFVAKVIGEPIAKIAARIMAGETLASFNLTEKKLKHIGIKEAVFPFARFPGVDTVLGPEMKSTGEVIGLDYDYALAFAKSQLGAGAKVPKEGTVFVSVRDTDKEAIAPAIKLLSDAGFTIIATGGTQRFLVSKGIPADKINKVLEGRPHIVDAMKNGKVHLVINTTEGTKALSDSRDIRRSALLGKIPYYTTIPGAVAAVEGIIAYRSGNLTVRPLQDYFEAV, via the coding sequence ATGCCAAAACGCACCGACATCAAATCCATCATGATCATCGGCGCCGGTCCCATTGTTATCGGTCAGGCCTGCGAATTCGACTATTCCGGCACCCAGGCCTGCAAGGCTCTGAAAGACGAGGGTTACCGCGTCATTCTGGTCAACTCCAATCCCGCAACAATCATGACCGACCCCGATCTGGCCCATGCCACCTATATGGAGCCGATCACCCCCGAAGTTGTTGCCAAGATCATCGAGAAAGAGCGCCCCGATGCGCTCCTGCCCACAATGGGCGGTCAGACAGCGCTCAACTGCGCGCTCTCGCTGCGCAAACTGGGTGTTCTGGAAAAATTCGGCGTTGAAATGATCGGCGCCACTGCCGAGGCCATCGACAAGGCCGAGGATCGCGAACTCTTCCGCGAAGCCATGGCCAAGATCGGGCTGGAGACACCCAAATCCCGCCTCGCCCACAATCTGCCCGAAGCCTTGCAGGCTTTGGAAGATATTGGCCTGCCCGCCATCATCCGTCCCTCATTCACGCTGGGCGGCACCGGCGGCGGCATTGCCTACAACCGCGAGGAATATCTCGACATCATCGAGAGCGGCATCGACGCGTCCCCCACCGATGAGGTTCTGGTGGAAGAATCCATCGCCGGCTGGAAAGAATACGAGATGGAGGTTGTCCGCGATAAAAAGGACAATTGCATCATCATCTGTTCCATCGAAAATATCGATCCTATGGGCGTGCATACCGGCGACAGCATCACCGTCGCACCGGCCCTGACCCTGACCGACAAGGAATACCAGATCATGCGCGACGCCTCGCTGGCGGTGCTGCGCGAGATCGGGGTGGAAACCGGCGGCTCCAACGTCCAGTTCGCGGTCAATCCCGCCGATGGCCGTATGATCGTGATCGAGATGAACCCGCGCGTTTCCCGCTCCTCGGCATTGGCGTCGAAAGCCACAGGCTTCCCCATCGCCAAGGTCGCAGCACGTCTCGCCGTTGGTTACACGCTCGACGAGCTGGAAAATGACATCACGGGCGGTGCCACTCCGGCCAGCTTCGAGCCGACAATCGATTATGTCGTCACCAAGATCCCGCGCTTTGCTTTCGAGAAATTCCCCGGCGCCGACAATCGTCTGGGCACGGCCATGAAGTCCGTCGGCGAAGCCATGGCCATTGGCCGCACCTTCCAGGAATCGCTGCAAAAGGCCCTGCGCTCGCTCGAAACCGGCCTGACCGGCCTCAACGAAATCGGCATTCCGGGTTTGGGCGAAGGCGATGACAAAAACGCCATTCGCGCCGCGCTCGGCACCCCGACGCCGGAACGCCTGCTGCACGTGGCTGAAGCCATGCGCCTTGGCCTCGACAATGAGGCCATCCATCAGGCCTGCCGCATCGACATGTGGTTCCTCGAACAGATCCGCGCCATCGTCGATATCGAGCAGAAGGTCCGCGATTTCGGCCTGCCCGAAACAGAATCCCAGATGCGCATGCTCAAATCCATGGGCTTCTCCGACGCACGCCTGGCGGCGCTGAGTGATTCAAGCGCTGCCAATGTCCGCGCCAAACGCGTCGCCCTGGGCGTCCGTCCGGTCTACAAGCGCATCGACACCTGTGCCGCCGAGTTCGCCTCGCCGACAGCCTATATGTATTCGACCTATGAAATGCCCTTCGATGGCGCCGTGGCCGATGAAGCCCAGCCCTCTGATCGCAAGAAAGTGGTCATTCTGGGCGGCGGTCCCAACCGTATCGGCCAGGGCATCGAGTTCGACTATTGCTGCTGCCATGCCGCCTTCGCGCTCGCCGATGCCGGCTATGAAACCATCATGGTCAACTGCAACCCGGAAACCGTCTCCACCGATTACGACACCTCGGACCGCCTCTATTTCGAGCCGCTGACCGAAGAAGACGTCATCGAAATTCTGGAAACAGAAAAGCAGAACGGCACCCTGCACGGCGTCATCGTCCAGTTTGGCGGCCAGACCCCGCTCAACCTTGCTGAAGCCGTCCAGAAGGCCGGCGTGCCCATTCTCGGCACCCAGCCCGACATGATCGATCTGGCCGAAGACCGCGACCGGTTCATGAAGCTCATCTCGAAGCTGGAACTTTCCCAGCCCAAGAATGGCATCGCCTATTCGCTCGAACAGGCCCGCATCGTTGCCGACAAGCTCGGTTACCCGCTGGTCATCCGCCCCTCTTATGTTCTGGGTGGCCGCGCCATGGCCATCGTTCATACCCCGGACCGGTTCGAGACCTATATCCAGTCCACCCTCAACGAACTGGTGCCGCCCGAAATCCGCGCCAAATATCCCAACGACAAGACCGGGCAGATCAATTCGGTCCTCGCCGACAACCCGCTCCTGTTTGACGGCTACCTGGCCGGCGCGACCGAAATCGACGTCGACTGCCTCAGCGATGGCAAGGACGTATTCGTTTGCGGCATCATGGAGCATATCGAGGAAGCCGGCATTCATTCCGGCGACAGCGCCTGCTCCCTGCCCCCGCATAATCTCTCCGACGAGATCATCGCCGAACTCAAGCGCCAGACCCGCGAACTCGCGCTGGCCCTTAATGTCGGCGGGCTGATGAACGTGCAATACGCCATCAAGGACGGCACGATCTTCATCATCGAGGTCAATCCGCGTGCCTCGCGCACCGTGCCTTTCGTCGCCAAGGTCATCGGCGAACCCATCGCCAAGATCGCGGCGCGCATCATGGCAGGTGAAACCCTTGCAAGCTTCAACCTCACCGAAAAGAAATTGAAGCATATCGGCATCAAGGAAGCCGTCTTCCCCTTCGCCCGTTTCCCCGGCGTCGACACCGTGCTCGGCCCGGAAATGAAATCAACCGGCGAAGTCATCGGCCTCGATTACGACTATGCGCTGGCCTTCGCCAAGTCCCAGCTCGGTGCGGGTGCAAAGGTGCCCAAGGAAGGCACCGTGTTTGTCTCCGTGCGCGACACCGACAAGGAAGCCATTGCCCCGGCAATCAAGCTTCTGTCAGATGCCGGCTTCACCATCATCGCCACCGGCGGCACCCAGCGTTTTCTTGTCAGCAAGGGCATTCCCGCCGACAAGATCAACAAGGTGCTCGAAGGGCGCCCGCATATTGTCGATGCCATGAAGAACGGCAAGGTGCATCTGGTGATCAACACCACCGAGGGCACCAAGGCCTTGAGTGACAGCCGCGACATCCGCCGTTCCGCGCTTTTGGGCAAGATCCCCTATTACACAACCATCCCCGGTGCCGTGGCCGCTGTCGAAGGCATCATCGCCTATCGTTCCGGCAACCTCACCGTGCGGCCGCTGCAGGATTATTTCGAAGCCGTATAA
- a CDS encoding putative bifunctional diguanylate cyclase/phosphodiesterase yields the protein MSDQQVVRRLRSTVMLACILGLAFIIWSLSLYPYGDAYARGHVAVYSGVTTFGCVACLMHLRAAALALTLAVVVPFSTFFLMTGEPVFTAIAVNMMLVAAAMMFVMFGYARDFANLIDHQRALIEKQVETQRLSDANSRLANLDSLTNLPNRRSFFSELERRLAAQKAKPTGLAVGVLDLDGFKPINDVYGHPTGDKLLVNVGQRLLDQLGHHIFVARLGGDEFGLIIEGEFDGDALVAQGELICQILRQPFDMTGFVAQMSGSVGLAKYPDVGDSPEVLFERADYALYHAKEFSPGGAILFSDAHEAQIREVSGIERRLRDADMTEEMSVMYQPIVDVSDGRAVGFEVLARWNSPVLGVVPPNAFIRAAERAGLINQLTEVLFLKALDGARDLPADTFLSFNLSSHDIGSSECVMRLIDMVRENGLSPQRLTFEVTETAVMQDYERGKQALLLLKSMGASIALDDFGTGYSSLSYVRELPLDRLKVDGSFVTEIENDKVSRAVMRTVVDLCRNLELECIVEGVETEGQLAIVEAMGCSKVQGYVYSKPMSAPDAADYVRVQGKVHKARMKSA from the coding sequence ATGTCCGACCAGCAAGTTGTCCGGCGTTTGCGGTCCACAGTTATGCTGGCCTGTATTCTGGGGCTGGCGTTTATCATCTGGTCGCTCAGTCTTTATCCCTATGGGGATGCATATGCGCGCGGGCATGTGGCGGTGTATTCTGGCGTTACAACGTTTGGTTGCGTTGCCTGTTTGATGCACCTGCGGGCCGCCGCGCTGGCCTTGACGCTGGCCGTTGTGGTGCCGTTTTCGACGTTCTTTCTGATGACAGGAGAGCCGGTGTTCACAGCAATTGCCGTGAACATGATGCTTGTGGCCGCCGCGATGATGTTCGTCATGTTTGGCTATGCCAGGGATTTCGCGAACCTGATCGACCATCAGCGCGCGCTGATAGAAAAGCAGGTGGAAACCCAGCGCCTGAGCGACGCCAATTCGCGTCTGGCCAATCTTGACAGCCTGACCAATCTGCCGAACAGGCGCAGCTTTTTTTCAGAGCTGGAAAGACGTCTGGCAGCGCAGAAGGCGAAACCGACCGGGCTGGCTGTGGGGGTGCTTGATCTCGACGGGTTCAAACCCATAAATGATGTTTATGGTCACCCAACCGGTGACAAACTGTTGGTCAATGTGGGGCAGCGGCTGCTCGATCAACTGGGGCACCACATTTTTGTGGCCCGGCTGGGCGGCGATGAATTTGGCCTGATTATCGAGGGTGAATTTGACGGTGACGCTCTGGTCGCGCAGGGGGAGCTGATTTGCCAGATACTGCGCCAGCCGTTCGATATGACCGGGTTTGTGGCGCAGATGTCCGGCTCGGTCGGGCTGGCGAAATATCCTGATGTGGGGGACAGCCCTGAAGTGCTTTTTGAGCGCGCCGATTATGCGCTTTATCATGCCAAGGAATTCTCGCCGGGCGGGGCGATATTGTTCTCGGATGCACATGAGGCGCAAATCCGCGAGGTCAGCGGGATTGAACGGCGGTTGCGGGACGCGGACATGACCGAGGAAATGTCGGTCATGTATCAGCCCATCGTGGATGTGAGCGACGGGCGGGCCGTGGGGTTTGAAGTTCTGGCGCGCTGGAACAGCCCGGTGCTGGGTGTCGTGCCGCCGAACGCATTCATCAGGGCTGCGGAACGGGCTGGGTTGATCAATCAGTTGACCGAGGTGCTGTTTTTGAAGGCTTTGGACGGCGCGCGGGACCTGCCTGCCGATACGTTTTTGTCTTTCAACCTGTCGTCGCATGACATCGGTAGTTCAGAATGCGTGATGCGGCTGATCGACATGGTCAGAGAAAACGGCCTGTCGCCGCAACGGTTGACCTTTGAGGTGACGGAAACCGCGGTGATGCAGGATTATGAGCGGGGCAAGCAGGCGCTTTTGCTGCTGAAATCGATGGGGGCGAGCATTGCGCTTGATGATTTCGGGACCGGTTATTCCAGCCTCAGCTATGTGCGGGAACTGCCGCTGGACCGATTGAAGGTGGATGGCAGCTTTGTTACCGAAATCGAGAATGACAAGGTTTCTAGGGCCGTGATGCGGACTGTGGTGGACCTGTGCCGCAATCTGGAGCTGGAATGCATCGTGGAAGGTGTGGAGACCGAAGGGCAATTGGCCATTGTTGAAGCCATGGGCTGCAGCAAGGTGCAGGGATATGTTTATTCCAAACCCATGAGTGCGCCTGATGCTGCCGATTACGTGCGGGTGCAAGGCAAGGTGCATAAAGCCCGCATGAAATCTGCCTAG
- a CDS encoding GNAT family N-acetyltransferase produces the protein MTGLTFRAALAADIPTIMALCAAGTIGKADNPEDAGDACYQDAFTAIANDPNHELIVAELAGKPVGCLQISYLPGLTRRGMWRGVLENVHISADQRGKGLGSEMIRWAVEKCRARGCGMVQLTSNKQRQDAHRFYRTLGFDHSHEGFKMMF, from the coding sequence ATGACCGGCCTCACCTTCCGCGCTGCCTTGGCGGCAGACATCCCCACGATCATGGCCCTTTGCGCCGCTGGAACCATCGGAAAAGCCGACAACCCGGAAGATGCCGGCGACGCCTGCTATCAAGACGCATTCACCGCCATCGCCAATGATCCAAATCACGAACTGATCGTTGCAGAGCTGGCGGGCAAACCCGTTGGATGCCTGCAAATCAGCTACCTGCCGGGCCTCACCCGGCGCGGCATGTGGCGCGGCGTTTTGGAGAATGTGCACATATCAGCCGACCAGCGCGGCAAGGGCCTTGGCAGTGAAATGATCCGCTGGGCCGTGGAAAAATGCCGCGCCCGCGGCTGTGGCATGGTGCAGCTGACCTCCAACAAGCAGCGACAGGACGCCCACCGGTTCTATCGCACGCTCGGCTTCGACCATAGCCATGAAGGGTTTAAAATGATGTTCTAG
- a CDS encoding organic hydroperoxide resistance protein, translated as MIKSAVYSAHATSTGGRTGTSATDDERLSVTLDTPKEMGGNGGPGTNPEQLFAVGYSACFLGALKAVGRMEKVSIPDDAKINATVHFGENADGPGYGIAVELEISVPGIDHDQAVALVDKAHQICPYSNATRGNIEVKLSVV; from the coding sequence ATGATCAAGTCAGCTGTATATTCCGCCCATGCCACCTCCACCGGTGGCCGCACCGGCACCTCCGCAACCGATGACGAGCGCCTTTCCGTCACCCTCGACACCCCCAAGGAAATGGGCGGCAATGGCGGCCCCGGCACCAATCCCGAACAATTGTTCGCCGTGGGTTATTCCGCCTGCTTCCTCGGCGCACTCAAAGCTGTCGGCCGCATGGAAAAAGTCAGCATCCCTGATGACGCCAAAATCAATGCCACCGTCCATTTCGGTGAGAATGCCGACGGTCCGGGCTACGGCATCGCCGTTGAACTGGAGATCTCGGTGCCCGGCATTGATCACGATCAAGCCGTGGCGCTGGTCGACAAGGCCCATCAGATCTGCCCCTATTCCAACGCCACGCGCGGCAATATCGAGGTAAAACTCAGCGTTGTGTAA
- a CDS encoding MarR family winged helix-turn-helix transcriptional regulator, giving the protein MQQDELLKLDRQLCFAVYAAGHAFTRFYKPRLDAIGLTYPQYLVMLVLWEEDGLTVKGLGEKLFLDSGTLTPLLKRMEGAGLLTRRRDSEDERQVRIGLTAAGRELRGKAAGIPLQTADAVGLKGAEMDDVKADLVRLRDHLNAAIGDV; this is encoded by the coding sequence ATGCAGCAGGATGAATTGCTCAAACTCGACCGGCAGTTGTGCTTTGCGGTTTATGCCGCCGGCCATGCCTTTACCCGTTTCTACAAGCCGCGCCTGGACGCGATCGGGCTGACATATCCGCAATATCTGGTGATGCTGGTGCTGTGGGAAGAAGACGGGCTGACGGTGAAGGGACTGGGGGAGAAACTGTTTCTGGATTCTGGCACGCTGACGCCCCTGCTGAAACGCATGGAGGGGGCGGGGCTGCTCACGCGGCGGCGCGACAGCGAAGACGAGCGGCAGGTGCGCATCGGGCTGACGGCGGCCGGGCGCGAGCTGCGCGGGAAAGCCGCCGGCATTCCGCTGCAGACGGCCGATGCTGTTGGCTTGAAGGGGGCGGAGATGGATGATGTGAAGGCGGACCTTGTGCGCCTGCGCGACCACCTCAATGCGGCGATTGGCGATGTCTGA
- a CDS encoding outer membrane protein has product MKYLALSVALAGAISGGFVQASLAQDWSGFYAGVLAGYGSGELKGATPAGAFASTTSFSGALLGGTLGANYQTGSFVVGVEGDVAWSGMTGSKACVGAPAQTCSIDVHWMSTLRARAGYTIDDLMVFATAGLSMANGTAKTSPASGGTTGSDTQTFVGWAAGLGAEYMVAENVSLKLDYLYSDWGSRTSPINTVAAGSAYVGSPTSHAVRVGLNYRF; this is encoded by the coding sequence ATGAAATATTTAGCATTATCTGTTGCGTTGGCGGGTGCAATCTCTGGCGGGTTTGTCCAGGCATCCCTGGCGCAGGACTGGTCTGGTTTTTATGCCGGTGTTCTTGCCGGTTACGGCAGTGGTGAACTCAAGGGAGCAACACCTGCCGGGGCGTTTGCTTCCACCACGTCGTTTAGTGGCGCGCTGTTGGGGGGTACCCTTGGTGCCAATTACCAGACGGGCAGCTTTGTTGTGGGTGTGGAAGGCGATGTCGCGTGGTCGGGCATGACAGGGAGCAAGGCTTGTGTCGGTGCGCCGGCGCAAACCTGCAGCATCGACGTACACTGGATGAGCACGCTGCGTGCGCGGGCCGGTTATACAATCGATGACCTCATGGTCTTTGCCACGGCCGGTTTGTCCATGGCGAACGGCACCGCCAAAACCTCACCGGCATCTGGCGGCACGACGGGCAGCGATACCCAGACCTTTGTCGGCTGGGCAGCGGGCCTCGGCGCTGAATATATGGTTGCCGAAAATGTAAGCCTGAAGCTTGATTATCTATATTCAGACTGGGGTTCGCGGACCTCGCCGATAAACACGGTGGCGGCGGGAAGTGCCTATGTCGGCAGCCCGACCTCACACGCGGTGCGCGTTGGCCTGAACTACCGCTTCTGA